One window of the Nocardia terpenica genome contains the following:
- a CDS encoding hemophore-related protein: protein MSLSRARFAAATLAVGTLTTVAALLIPGTASADPAELAAPLLNSTCTFDQVDAALRDKAPQLASALDADPEQKAKLKQMFDQPVEQRRAQAQAYLSQHPDQARQAENDPRAAGIGQTLRAVADSCHNY from the coding sequence GTGTCCCTGTCGCGCGCCCGTTTCGCCGCCGCCACGCTGGCCGTCGGCACCCTGACAACCGTTGCGGCCCTGTTGATTCCGGGTACCGCCTCCGCCGACCCCGCCGAACTCGCTGCGCCGCTTCTGAATTCGACCTGTACGTTCGATCAGGTCGACGCCGCGCTGCGCGACAAGGCCCCGCAGCTGGCCTCGGCGCTGGACGCCGACCCCGAGCAGAAGGCGAAGCTGAAGCAGATGTTCGACCAGCCGGTCGAGCAGCGCCGCGCCCAGGCCCAGGCATACCTGTCCCAGCACCCCGACCAGGCGCGGCAGGCCGAGAACGACCCGCGCGCCGCGGGGATCGGGCAGACGCTGCGGGCGGTGGCCGATTCGTGCCATAACTACTGA
- a CDS encoding AMP-binding protein, translating to MNAKQEYRPTYQTSLVDPSDFWRAAAEAVTWDVAPTLILDSTARPTARWFPDGRLNTSYNALDRHVRDITAEEGSTPEQSGAHFQTGGRADQPALIYDSAMTGATRIYTYAELLAEVARFAGAMLRLGVHTGDRVVIYMPMIPEAVIAMLACARIGAVHSVVFGGFAAHELAARIDDAEPTLVVTASGGLEPGKRIEYPPIVLSALDQAKTTAVRHVVVKHRDGFPVIPFAAPQPAADGLPGSADSVAAQWLDWEDMIRDAEPAEPVSVAATDPLYILYTSGTTGKPKGVVRDNGGHAVALTWSMRNIYDVGPGQVMLTTSDIGWVVGHSYIVYAPLLVGGTTVLYEGKPIGTPDAGTFWRLVDRYDVHVMFTAPTALRAIRRADPEANAAHRHDLSRLRALFCAGERLDPATYEWARDVLLAKRPDCPVVDHWWQTETGWPICADPLGLQELPIKPGSASVPVPGYRLRVLDYEGDAVASGVEGNIVLGLPLPPGALTGLWGDDERFARSYLSAYPGHFLSGDSGYFDDDGYLFVLGRSDDVINMAGHRLSAGGIEAAVAGHEAVAECAVIGIPDELKGQRPIAYVVLKTGGASGETVAVDPERLREEVIARVRDQIGAIATLHDVVVVQALPKTRSGKILRRTIRQIAAGEQWEMPATIEDPAVLKALEDQIITTRADSDDEEPVSP from the coding sequence TTGAACGCGAAGCAGGAGTACCGGCCCACCTACCAGACGAGCCTGGTCGATCCCTCGGACTTCTGGCGTGCCGCCGCTGAGGCTGTTACCTGGGATGTTGCGCCCACTCTGATCCTCGACAGCACCGCCCGCCCGACCGCTCGCTGGTTCCCCGACGGCCGCCTCAACACCTCCTACAACGCCCTCGATCGACATGTGCGCGATATCACAGCGGAAGAGGGCTCGACGCCCGAACAGAGCGGTGCTCACTTCCAGACCGGCGGTCGCGCCGACCAACCGGCCCTAATATACGACTCCGCTATGACGGGCGCCACACGTATTTACACCTACGCCGAGTTGCTGGCGGAGGTCGCCCGATTCGCGGGGGCGATGCTGCGGCTCGGCGTGCACACCGGTGACCGGGTGGTCATCTACATGCCGATGATCCCGGAGGCCGTGATCGCCATGCTCGCCTGCGCCCGGATCGGCGCGGTGCACTCGGTGGTGTTCGGCGGGTTCGCCGCGCACGAGCTGGCCGCGCGCATCGACGACGCGGAGCCGACGCTGGTCGTCACCGCCTCGGGCGGGCTGGAGCCGGGCAAGCGCATCGAGTATCCGCCGATCGTGCTGTCGGCGCTGGATCAGGCGAAGACCACCGCGGTCCGGCACGTGGTGGTCAAGCACCGCGACGGCTTTCCCGTCATCCCTTTCGCCGCACCGCAACCCGCCGCCGACGGACTACCGGGCTCGGCCGACAGCGTGGCGGCGCAGTGGCTGGACTGGGAGGACATGATTCGCGACGCCGAACCGGCCGAGCCGGTGTCGGTGGCGGCCACCGATCCGCTCTACATCCTCTACACCTCCGGCACCACCGGGAAGCCCAAGGGCGTGGTGCGCGACAACGGCGGGCACGCGGTCGCGCTGACCTGGTCGATGCGCAACATCTACGACGTGGGCCCGGGGCAGGTCATGCTGACCACCTCCGACATCGGCTGGGTGGTCGGGCACTCCTACATCGTGTACGCGCCGCTGCTGGTGGGCGGGACCACCGTGCTCTACGAGGGCAAGCCGATCGGCACGCCGGACGCGGGCACCTTCTGGCGGCTGGTCGACCGGTACGACGTGCACGTCATGTTCACCGCGCCGACCGCGCTGCGGGCCATCCGCCGCGCCGACCCGGAGGCGAACGCGGCGCATCGGCACGACCTGTCCCGGCTGCGGGCGCTGTTCTGCGCCGGTGAGCGGCTGGACCCGGCCACCTACGAGTGGGCGCGCGACGTGCTGCTGGCGAAGCGGCCGGACTGCCCGGTGGTGGACCACTGGTGGCAGACCGAGACCGGCTGGCCGATCTGCGCGGATCCGCTCGGGCTGCAGGAACTTCCGATCAAGCCGGGTTCGGCGTCGGTGCCGGTGCCGGGGTATCGGCTGCGGGTGCTGGACTACGAGGGCGACGCGGTCGCGTCGGGGGTGGAGGGCAATATCGTGCTCGGTCTGCCGCTGCCGCCGGGCGCGTTGACCGGGCTGTGGGGCGACGACGAGCGGTTCGCCCGCTCCTATCTGTCGGCCTATCCGGGGCACTTCCTGTCCGGTGACTCCGGGTACTTCGACGACGACGGCTATCTGTTCGTGCTGGGCCGCAGCGACGATGTGATCAATATGGCAGGGCATCGGCTGTCCGCGGGCGGGATCGAGGCCGCGGTGGCAGGGCACGAGGCGGTGGCCGAGTGCGCGGTCATCGGCATTCCGGACGAGCTGAAGGGGCAGCGGCCGATCGCGTACGTGGTGCTCAAGACCGGCGGGGCGAGCGGAGAGACCGTGGCGGTCGATCCCGAGCGGCTGCGCGAGGAGGTGATCGCCCGGGTGCGCGACCAGATCGGGGCGATCGCCACCCTGCACGATGTGGTGGTCGTGCAGGCGCTGCCCAAGACCCGCTCGGGCAAGATCCTGCGCCGCACCATCCGTCAGATCGCGGCCGGGGAGCAGTGGGAGATGCCTGCCACCATCGAGGATCCGGCGGTGCTGAAGGCGCTGGAGGACCAGATCATCACGACCCGCGCCGACTCCGACGACGAGGAGCCGGTGTCCCCGTAG
- a CDS encoding ATP-binding protein: MRDAARSGGKRWALSSWDLRWKVTAVLAVPLLVAVVLGASRIAAQFSDSSRLDTAVQHVEAIPAVTGLSAASAVISGEQMVQLGANQSLVQDADLTQLDAAIAAAEKAAPRLDGVPGGRAAIDGMINNAKGVRQGGSAPSKTTADALAQEEAIRQNSVRTVEAIVSTIADPGVEAAKLRLVDSLNTRAVLISEAAGMADAMRGNPKDGIRDFQIAANTERQMLGILAHRFKDGDPTIADLTSLVNNRIQMTSGAQAASGQVPLQDLRQSAVDSLSEYQKVVSQSSSDIVARVNTLADNARSGAIRYAAIVVATILAALVLAVLIARSLIVPLRKLRLAALRVAEHDLGHEVSRLRDGASPEDVPLEPMPVHTEEEIGQLARAVDDIHGQALRLAADQAAMRTQVNDMFETLARRSKSLVDHQLSLIEAMEYDEKDPRLLENLFRLDHLAARMRRNGDNLLILAGTRQRRTKSAPVEIADVLRAAISEVEDYERVKLGATPRGAITEPAASDLAHLFAELLDNALRASPPETDVKFTFAQAHDQGLLIEVADRGIGMPPAEMAEINRRLESIAEVGPDTARHMGLFVVGRLAERHGLTVRLRPTIDTARDPGVTVVVHVPKAIIVAPAGGTVTVPAQVPGLQSPTPQQSSTLSSMQMRAVTRTPSGNVMVTVDPGVSGPIPAGSERGRGADRTAAASSGNATTGSPSVGLPQRQPGTAVPGGLPQRQPGANGPTVRHGLVGGDAKTGLPQREPGARGPLAPPAQPGGALPPQRQPGSGTPAAPQPGLAANMLKRQPGAGGQQPPRPSGPTGLPQRQAGGSGVPPREPGAGGVPPREPGSGGLPQRGLPQRPPAASAQPGVGAPPERPTPGLPSRDSGETTANGATGLPQRDSGRNGLPPRRPGIGGLPQREPAGGDLPQRGTEANGLPQRDAGSDLPQGLTGLPQRDSGLPGRPRRDSTGTGLPQRDGGAPQRDSSGGLPTRDGGLTGLPQRDSVGGGVPPRDGGLTGLPQRDAGSTGLPSRDAGSTGLPSRDAGPTGLPQRDAAGNGLPQRDPSGLGLPQRDPSGLGLPKRDSAGSGLPQRDSGLPQRDGGAPQRDSSGGLPSREGGLTGLPPRDGGLTGLPQREAGSTGVPSREGGPTGLPQRDAGPSGSPRRDAGSGLHQRDSGLPSRRDAGSGLPQRDSGAAGLPPRRDPAGNGLPQRDPSGLGLPKRDLGAAGLPQREAGGTGLPQRDAGGNGLPQREPNGLGLPQRQPGADLPPRPTPTPGLSLPEADADGDSRERGRHSFRSNPQKTASFFQTRLQPADDTGSVMGGTPIFAEMMSAWLSDPNQDRSQVAASFESPGDEGWQAARRAIEAQPEKRTAAGLPQRDPGNRLVPGGVNGNADRTPQSSRDPESIRSSLSRHQQGVRDGRAMRAMNLTGDKGDR; encoded by the coding sequence ATGCGTGACGCCGCTAGGTCCGGCGGGAAGCGTTGGGCGCTTAGCAGTTGGGACCTGCGCTGGAAGGTTACGGCGGTGCTGGCCGTCCCCCTCCTCGTGGCGGTGGTGCTCGGGGCATCCAGGATCGCAGCACAGTTCAGCGACTCGAGCAGGCTCGATACCGCCGTCCAACACGTCGAGGCGATTCCCGCCGTCACCGGTCTGAGCGCGGCGTCGGCCGTCATCTCCGGTGAGCAGATGGTCCAGCTGGGCGCGAACCAGTCGCTGGTGCAGGACGCCGACCTCACACAGCTCGATGCCGCCATCGCCGCCGCCGAGAAGGCTGCCCCGCGCCTGGACGGCGTGCCCGGCGGGCGCGCCGCGATCGACGGAATGATCAACAATGCCAAGGGGGTTCGCCAGGGCGGCTCCGCCCCCTCGAAGACCACCGCCGACGCCCTCGCCCAAGAGGAGGCGATCCGGCAGAACAGCGTCCGCACCGTGGAGGCGATCGTCTCGACCATCGCCGACCCGGGCGTCGAGGCCGCCAAGCTCCGCCTGGTCGACTCGCTGAACACCCGCGCGGTGCTGATCTCCGAGGCCGCCGGCATGGCCGACGCGATGCGCGGCAACCCGAAGGACGGCATCCGCGACTTCCAGATCGCCGCCAACACCGAGCGGCAGATGCTGGGCATCCTGGCGCACCGCTTCAAGGACGGCGACCCGACCATCGCCGATCTGACCTCGCTGGTGAACAACCGCATTCAGATGACCAGCGGCGCGCAGGCGGCGTCGGGTCAGGTGCCGCTGCAGGATCTGCGGCAGTCGGCGGTCGACAGTCTGTCGGAGTATCAGAAGGTCGTGAGCCAGTCCAGCTCCGACATCGTGGCCCGGGTGAACACGCTGGCCGACAATGCCCGGTCCGGCGCCATCCGGTACGCCGCGATCGTGGTCGCCACCATCCTCGCCGCCCTCGTGCTGGCGGTGCTCATCGCGCGCTCGCTGATCGTCCCGCTGCGCAAGCTGCGCCTGGCCGCCCTCCGCGTCGCCGAACACGATCTCGGCCACGAGGTCTCGCGCCTGCGCGACGGCGCCAGCCCCGAAGACGTTCCGCTGGAACCGATGCCGGTGCACACCGAGGAGGAGATCGGCCAGCTGGCCCGCGCCGTGGACGACATCCACGGGCAGGCGCTACGCCTGGCCGCCGATCAGGCCGCCATGCGTACCCAGGTCAACGACATGTTCGAGACCCTGGCCCGGCGTTCGAAGTCCCTTGTCGACCATCAGCTCTCGCTCATCGAGGCGATGGAGTACGACGAGAAGGACCCGCGCCTGCTGGAGAACCTGTTCCGGCTCGACCATCTCGCCGCCCGCATGCGCCGCAACGGCGACAACCTGCTGATTCTGGCCGGTACCCGGCAGCGGCGAACCAAGTCCGCACCGGTCGAGATCGCCGACGTGCTGCGCGCGGCCATCTCCGAGGTGGAGGACTACGAGCGGGTGAAGCTGGGCGCCACCCCGCGCGGCGCCATCACCGAACCGGCCGCGTCCGACCTGGCGCACCTGTTCGCCGAGCTGCTCGACAATGCGCTGCGGGCCTCGCCGCCGGAGACCGACGTCAAGTTCACCTTCGCCCAGGCGCACGATCAGGGCCTGCTCATCGAGGTCGCCGACCGCGGCATCGGCATGCCGCCGGCCGAGATGGCCGAGATCAACCGCCGCCTGGAGAGCATCGCCGAGGTCGGTCCCGACACCGCGCGGCACATGGGTCTGTTCGTCGTCGGCCGGCTCGCCGAGCGGCACGGCCTGACCGTGCGCCTGCGGCCGACCATCGACACCGCCCGCGATCCGGGCGTGACCGTCGTCGTGCACGTGCCCAAGGCCATCATCGTGGCCCCGGCCGGTGGCACGGTCACCGTTCCGGCGCAGGTGCCGGGGCTGCAGTCGCCGACCCCGCAGCAGTCGAGCACCCTGTCGTCGATGCAGATGCGCGCGGTCACCCGCACGCCCAGCGGCAATGTCATGGTCACCGTGGATCCCGGTGTGAGCGGGCCGATTCCGGCCGGTTCCGAGCGCGGCCGCGGCGCCGACCGCACGGCTGCCGCGTCGAGCGGCAACGCCACCACCGGGTCCCCGTCCGTCGGTCTGCCGCAGCGGCAGCCCGGCACGGCGGTGCCCGGTGGCCTGCCGCAGCGCCAGCCGGGCGCGAACGGGCCGACGGTCCGGCACGGCCTGGTCGGCGGGGACGCCAAGACGGGTCTACCCCAGCGGGAGCCGGGTGCGCGCGGCCCGCTGGCGCCGCCCGCGCAGCCGGGGGGAGCCCTGCCGCCGCAGCGGCAGCCCGGTTCCGGTACCCCCGCGGCCCCGCAGCCCGGGTTGGCCGCGAACATGCTGAAACGGCAGCCCGGTGCGGGCGGCCAGCAGCCGCCGCGGCCGTCGGGGCCGACGGGTCTGCCGCAGCGCCAGGCCGGGGGATCCGGTGTGCCGCCGCGCGAGCCGGGCGCCGGTGGTGTGCCGCCGCGCGAGCCCGGTTCCGGCGGTCTGCCGCAGCGCGGCCTGCCCCAGCGTCCGCCCGCCGCGAGCGCGCAGCCGGGCGTCGGCGCGCCGCCCGAGCGACCCACGCCGGGTCTGCCCTCGCGCGACTCCGGCGAGACCACCGCGAACGGTGCGACCGGTCTGCCGCAGCGCGATTCGGGCCGCAACGGCCTGCCGCCGCGTCGGCCCGGCATAGGCGGTCTGCCGCAGCGCGAGCCCGCCGGGGGCGACCTCCCGCAGCGCGGCACCGAGGCCAACGGCCTGCCGCAGCGCGACGCGGGCAGCGACCTGCCGCAGGGCCTCACCGGTCTCCCCCAGCGCGATTCCGGCCTGCCGGGTCGCCCGCGGCGCGACTCGACGGGCACCGGCCTACCGCAGCGCGATGGTGGTGCGCCGCAACGTGATTCGTCCGGCGGTCTGCCGACTCGCGACGGGGGCCTCACCGGTCTGCCGCAGCGCGATTCTGTTGGCGGCGGTGTGCCGCCGCGCGACGGGGGCCTGACCGGTCTGCCGCAGCGCGACGCGGGTTCGACCGGATTGCCGTCGCGTGATGCGGGTTCGACCGGTCTGCCGTCGCGTGATGCGGGTCCGACCGGACTTCCGCAGCGTGATGCGGCGGGTAATGGTCTGCCGCAGCGCGATCCGAGCGGTCTGGGCCTGCCGCAGCGGGATCCGAGCGGTCTGGGTCTGCCCAAGCGTGATTCCGCGGGAAGTGGTCTCCCGCAGCGTGATTCGGGCCTGCCGCAGCGGGACGGTGGTGCGCCGCAGCGTGATTCGTCCGGCGGTCTGCCGTCGCGTGAGGGCGGCCTCACGGGTCTGCCGCCGCGCGATGGGGGTCTCACCGGACTTCCGCAGCGCGAGGCGGGTTCGACCGGTGTGCCGTCACGTGAGGGCGGCCCGACCGGTCTGCCGCAGCGTGATGCGGGCCCGTCCGGTTCGCCGCGGCGTGATGCGGGTAGTGGCCTGCACCAGCGTGATTCGGGTCTTCCGTCCAGGCGTGATGCGGGCAGCGGCCTGCCGCAGCGCGACTCCGGTGCGGCCGGGCTGCCGCCCCGGCGCGACCCGGCCGGAAACGGCCTGCCCCAGCGCGATCCGAGCGGTCTGGGCCTGCCCAAGCGTGATCTCGGTGCCGCCGGGCTCCCGCAGCGCGAGGCCGGGGGCACCGGCCTGCCGCAGCGCGACGCGGGCGGTAACGGTCTGCCCCAGCGGGAACCGAACGGCCTGGGCCTGCCGCAGCGGCAGCCGGGCGCCGACCTGCCGCCCCGTCCGACCCCGACGCCGGGCCTGAGCCTGCCCGAGGCGGACGCGGACGGCGACAGCCGCGAGCGGGGCCGGCACAGCTTCCGGTCCAATCCGCAGAAGACGGCATCGTTCTTCCAGACCCGGTTGCAGCCCGCCGACGACACCGGATCGGTGATGGGCGGCACGCCCATTTTCGCCGAAATGATGTCGGCCTGGCTGTCGGATCCGAATCAGGACCGGTCCCAAGTGGCCGCCTCCTTCGAATCACCGGGGGACGAAGGGTGGCAGGCCGCTCGGCGAGCCATCGAGGCACAGCCGGAGAAGCGGACGGCGGCCGGATTGCCCCAGCGCGATCCGGGCAACCGCCTCGTGCCGGGCGGCGTGAACGGAAACGCCGACCGCACACCGCAGAGCAGTCGCGACCCCGAATCGATCAGGTCAAGTCTGAGTCGTCACCAGCAGGGCGTCCGGGATGGCCGCGCAATGAGAGCAATGAACCTAACCGGAGATAAAGGAGACCGATGA